A stretch of the Arachis stenosperma cultivar V10309 chromosome 6, arast.V10309.gnm1.PFL2, whole genome shotgun sequence genome encodes the following:
- the LOC130934430 gene encoding cationic amino acid transporter 2, vacuolar-like translates to MSSSAEVPPFDASVKMEGGWLLWAEQSLFPFYVLLTFDGCLGLFMGSFKFFTRRKQVDSVEVKTKGLLAKELTVPHLIAIGVGSTIGAGVYVLVGTVAREEAGPALTISFLLAGIAAALSAFCYAELASRCPSAGSAYHYSYICLGEGVAWLIGWALILEYTIGSATVARGITPNLAALIGGADKLPIFLSRQHIPGIDIIVDPCAAILVFIITALLCIGIKEIAVVQGTITSINVCALLFVVTAGSYLGFKFGWVGYDLHNGYFPFGVDGMLAGSATVFFAYIGFDAIASTAEEVKNPQRNLPLGIGGALFLCCGLYMMISIVVVGLVPYYAIDPDTPISSAFVKHGMHWAAYIINVGAFTALCSALMGGILPQPRILMAMARDGLLPPFFSDINKHTQIPVKSTIVTGLGAAILAFFMEVSELAGMVSLGTLFAFTMVAASVLILRYIPPNKVPLPPSLKDSIAAVSKQYDDINNAKTSSKYENTKAAGTSEDTKPLIVKDDAVGIEHVNNENRRRVAGRMIALTCLGAFVLTYSSSNLSLHSFVRFTLCGLGGITLLSTLAFLSSMEQDDASQNFGHSGGFVCPFVPLLPIVSILINSYLLVNLSMGTWLRVSVWLAGGVLVYAFYGRTHSSLKDVIYVPAIQVDEIYRASKTCLV, encoded by the exons ATGTCTTCTAGTGCTGAGGTGCCGCCGTTCGACGCCTCAGTGAAGATGGaaggtg GTTGGTTATTGTGGGCTGAGCAGAGTTTGTTCCCTTTTTATGTGTTATTAACTTTTGATGGGTGTTTGGGTTTGTTCATGGGGTCCTTCAAATTTTTTACCAGAAGAAAGCAAGTTGACTCTGTAGAAGTCAAAACCAAGGGTCTCCTTGCCAAGGAGTTAACTGTTCCTCATCTAATTGCAATTG GTGTTGGTTCAACAATTGGTGCTGGAGTGTATGTTCTTGTTGGAACGGTTGCAAGAGAAGAAGCAGGACCAGCTTTGACAATTTCATTTCTGTTGGCGGGAATAGCAGCTGCTCTTTCAGCATTTTGTTATGCAGAACTTGCAAGTCGCTGCCCTTCTGCTGGGAGTGCATATCACTATTCATACATATGCCTTGGAGAAGg TGTTGCTTGGCTAATAGGCTGGGCATTAATACTGGAATATACAATTGGCAGCGCTACTGTTGCACGTGGCATAACCCCTAATTTG GCTGCGCTTATTGGAGGAGCAGATAAGTTGCCCATTTTTTTATCACGGCAGCATATTCCTGGAATAGATATTATTGTGGACCCATGTGCAGCAATTTTAGTATTCATTATAACCGCACTCTTGTGTATTGGGATTAAGGAG ATTGCAGTAGTGCAAGGCACAATTACATCAATCAACGTATGCGCTTTGCTTTTTGTCGTAACAGCCGGAAGTTACTTGGGTTTTAAGTTTGGATGGGTTGGATATGATCTTCATAATGG GTATTTTCCTTTTGGGGTTGATGGAATGCTTGCTGGTTCTGCAACCGTCTTTTTTGCATATATAGGTTTTGATGCAATTGCTAGCACTGCTGAAGAG GTGAAAAATCCTCAGCGAAACTTACCACTTGGTATCGGTGGAGCCCTGTTTCTATGTTGTGGACTTTACATGATGATCTCCATCGTTGTTGTTGGATTAGTACCTTATTATGCTATTGATCCAGATACCCCAATTTCATCTGCATTTGTCAAACATGGCATGCACTGGGCAGC ATATATTATTAATGTTGGAGCTTTTACAGCTCTTTGCTCAGCATTGATGGGTGGTATACTTCCTCAG cCACGAATCTTGATGGCCATGGCAAGGGATGGGTTACTGCCACCATTTTTTTCTGACATAAATAAGCATACTCAGATTCCTGTGAAGAGCACAATAGTTACTGGCCTTGGTGCTGCAATCCTAGCCTTTTTTATGGAAGTTTCTGAACTAGCAGGGATG GTTAGTTTGGGTACACTCTTTGCATTCACCATGGTGGCAGCATCTGTATTAATACTAAGATATATTCCTCCAAATAAAGTTCCATTGCCCCCTTCTCTCAAAGACTCTATTGCTGCAGTGTCAAAGCAATATGATGATATAAACAATGCAAAGACTAGTTCAAAATATGAAAACACAAAAGCTGCTGGTACTTCTGAGGACACAAAACCTTTAATTGTCAAGGATGACGCTGTTGGGATTGAAC ATGTAAATAACGAAAATAGGCGAAGAGTTGCTGGACGCATGATAGCACTTACATGCTTAGGGGCATTTGTCCTCACATATTCATCTTCTAATTTATCTCTTCATAG TTTTGTTCGCTTCACATTGTGTGGACTTGGAGGCATTACTCTTTTATCTACTCTTGCCTTTCTAAGCAGTATGGAGCAAGATGATGCAAGTCAAAATTTTGGGCATTCTGGAG GTTTTGTCTGCCCATTTGTGCCACTATTACCCATAGTTAGCATTCTCATCAATTCATATTTACTAGTTAATCTTAG CATGGGGACGTGGTTGCGCGTTTCTGTATGGCTAGCAGGAGGAGTGCTAGTTTATGCATTTTATGGCAGAACTCATAGCTCTTTGAAAGATGTCATTTATGTGCCAGCAATTCAAGTCGACGAAATTTATCGAGCTTCCAAAACTTGTCTTGTTTAA